A single genomic interval of Chrysemys picta bellii isolate R12L10 chromosome 8, ASM1138683v2, whole genome shotgun sequence harbors:
- the LOC101942694 gene encoding leucine-rich repeat-containing protein 53 yields MNNKCQYHEIYALFLLGTLLILLAMVIQLITSCPSSCLICSENVTLCQGLTYIPAAPVTTKALIVTDGNITSVESFDLSLLFNITLLRLSSNRITDIKENAFNGLRDLRTLLLDQNQISSSSISDNTFNELQKLQVLVLSNNALSSIYGSWFKNMKGLMKLQLNGNQITNLTESSFGTACLDSLRSLDLSNNFISYIEKNAFQHLPELKEMDLSRNRLALIPDMFSHLPQLILLSLDQNQWNCTCKLCDLAFFLRSYVNSSTRLLKNANDINCRASKNPAVHNVLELTEANCNSYPQNFTVILKNKKMNSYWRDVTLVAVFCFVGNVYSGPLLFCAHKLHIKKIQAIIFKLGCLMLKAYIYS; encoded by the exons ATGAATAATAAATGTCAATACCATGAAATATATGCTCTTTTTCTTTTAGGTACATTGCTCATTCTACTTGCTATGGTGATTCAGTTAATAACATCATGTCCCTCCTCATGCCTGATATGCTCAGAAAATGTTACTCTGTGTCAAGGATTAACATATATACCAG CTGCTCCTGTAACCACAAAAGCTTTAATTGTCACTGATGGAAATATCACTTCAGTAGAAAGCTTCGACTTGTCCCTCCTGTTCAACATAACTCTACTAAGGCTAAGTAGCAATAGAATTACAGACATTAAAGAAAATGCATTTAATGGCCTTCGAGATCTGAGGACTCTACTGCTAGACCAAAACCAAATATCGAGCTCTTCTATCAGTGATAATACCTTCAATGAGCTTCAAAAGCTGCAAGTCCTGGTGCTAAGCAACAACGCTTTGAGCAGCATCTATGGGAGCTGGTTCAAAAATATGAAGGGCCTTATGAAACTGCAGCTAAATGGGAATCAGATCACTAATCTTACGGAGAGCAGCTTTGGAACCGCATGTCTTGATAGTCTTAGGAGTCTGGATTTATCTAACAATTTCATTAGTTACATTGAGAAAAATGCCTTCCAACACCTACCTGAGCTGAAAGAAATGGACCTTTCCCGAAACAGGCTGGCGCTCATTCCAGATATGTTTTCTCACCTCCCTCAGCTAATTCTTCTTAGCTTAGATCAAAATCAATGGAATTGTACATGCAAACTGTGTGATCTAGCTTTCTTCTTAAGGAGCTATGTGAATTCTTCAACCAGGTTGCTCAAAAATGCCAACGATATAAACTGCAGAGCTTCCAAAAACCCTGCAGTTCACAATGTGCTTGAGCTAACTGAGGCCAACTGTAACTCATATCCTCAAAACTTTACTGttattctaaaaaacaaaaagatgaaTTCCTATTGGCGGGATGTTACTCTGGTAGCTGTGTTTTGCTTTGTAGGTAATGTATACTCTGGCCCTCTACTTTTTTGTGCACATAAACTTCATATCAAAAAAATACAGGCcataattttcaaacttgggtgcctaatgtTAAAGGCCTACATTTATAGTTAG